The genome window GCACCGTGCTGGGACGGTGCCGCGCTGACGGCGAACTACGCCGACTCAGGTCGATGCGAAGCTTTCCTGCCCAGCCCCTGTGTGCAGAATCATGCGGCGAACCTGCACCGCCTGGCGAACGGCGATCTGATGTGCGTCTGGTTCGGCGGCACGCAGGAAGGTATTCCGGACGTGTCGATCTATGCGTCGCGTCTGGCCGCCGGCGAGACGCATTGGCGTGAAGCCGTCAAACTGTCCGACGATCCGACGCGCTCGGAGCAGAACCCGCTTTTGTTCACGACGCCCGAGGGCGCGCTTTGGCTGGTCTACACGGCGCAGAAGTCGGGCCATCAAAATACGTCGATCGTTCGCCGGCGGATCTCGCACGACCATGGCGCCAGTTGGGGCCCGATCGAGACCTTGTTCGATCGCGAGGGCACCTTCGTGCGCCAGCCGCTGGTGGTGCTCGATGACGGCAGCTGGGTATGCCCGATCTTCCTGTGCCGCAGCGTGCCGGGCGAGCGTTGGAGCGGTAACGACGACGTCAGCGCCGTCATGGTCTCGCGCGATGCGGGGGAGACCTGGACGATGCACGAAGTGCCCGACAGCACCGGCTGCGTGCATATGAATGTGCAGAAGCTGGCCGACGGCAGCCTATTAGCGCTGTATCGCAGCCGATGGGCCGATAACATCTATGCGAGCCGTTCGACGAACGGGCGCGATTGGAGCGCACCGGTCCAGACGACGCTGCCGAACAATAACGCGTCTGTGCAATTCGTCACCTTGCGCAACGGCCATCTGGCGCTGGTGTACAACCATAGCGATGCATCGAATGCGACCGGGCGTCGCAAATCGCTGTACGACGATATCGAAGACAGCGAGGAAGACCCGAATGCCCCGTTGCGCGATCAGTCGGCGTCTTCCCGCGGCACGGCGTTCTGGGGGGCGCCACGCGCACCGATGTCGCTGGCCATCTCCACCGACAACGGCGCGACCTGGCGTACGCGGCATCTGGAACTCGGCGATGGTTTTTGCCTGACCAACGATTCGAAGGGACAGCGCAATCGCGAATACTCCTATCCCTCGATCATCGAAGCACCCGACGGCTCGCTTGATATCGCCTATACCTTCTTCCGGCAACGGATCAAATACGTCAACGTCCGCGAATCCTGGATTCAGGGCTAAACCGGGCGCCGCCGCGTTACCATACGCCCTAGGGCAGCGTCGATCCGGCGCTCGTGCGCGTGACGCTACGCGCGCGAGCGCGTCGGCGTGCTCGACGCATAGGCGGAGGCGTGAACGAAAATATGAAAGTTGCAAAGCGCCGTGAGGCGATGTTGGAAGCAGTCCTGGGCGGCATGACCGATGTCGGCACCTTGTGTTCGCATTTCGGCATGTCGGAGGCGACAGTTCGCCGCGATCTCCGTGCGCTCGCCGAAGATCGCCTGATTTTGCGCACCTATGGCGGCGCGGCGGTCGTCGAGACGCATGAACCGGAAGCGACACTGGCGGAACGGGCGGATAGCGGGCGCGATCAGAAAGACTGGATCGGGCGGGCCGCTGCCGCCCATGTCGGCAGCGGCGATACGGTGTTCCTTGACGGGGGAACGACGACGGCGGCGCTCGCCCGGCACCTGGCGACGCGTACCGGGCTGCACGTCGTCACGAATAATCTGTTGGTCGTGTCCGCCTTGGCGGCAAGCGACTGCCGGCTGACGCTGATCGGCGGCGACATCCGCCCGTCGAGCATGAGTACGCTCGGGCCGCTCGCGCAACTGGCGTTGAGCCGCATCACCGTCGACAAGGCCTTTCTGGGCGCCGACGGGGTGGTGGCGCAACGCGGGCTTTGCGAAGCGAGTGCCGAGCAGGCCTATTTAAAGGAATGCGTGACGCGGCAGGCGGCGCACGTCTTCGTGCTGGTCACGGCCGACAAACTCGGGCGGGCCAGCCAACAGCACTGGACGCCAATGGAGCGGCAGTGGACATTGCTCACCGATTCGGCGGCCACGCCGACGGCCCTGGCGCCATTCAGTCGGACCCCGGGCGTCGCCGTCGAACTCGTGGGGCAGGAAAGCCGGATGGCGATGCCGCCGCAGTTGGCCGGCTGATGCCGGCTCGCCGCGGCAAGACGGGTTCGGACGCCATCACTGTGACGACACCTTGGAGAATTCTGTGATAACCGATGCTTCCCCCGACGAAGTCGGCCATGCCGTGGTCAGCGGCGTCTCGTCGGGCATCGGCCTGGCGATCGCGCAGCGCCTGTTGGCCGATGGCTGGCAGGTCACGGGACTGTGCCGTTCGACCCGCGTCGAGGCGCTTCAAGACCGTGCGACACCTGGCATGCTGCGGATCGTGTCGGTCGATTTGGCCGATCCGGTGCAGCGGCGCGTCGTAGCGGCGGACTTACCCGCGGCGGATGCATTGGTACACGCGGCGGGCCTGATGCGTACGGCGCCGGCCGGCGCGCTCGACCCGGCGGCGTTGGCTGCCATGTGGGAAGTGCACGTCGCGGCAGCGGCCGATCTCGCCGACGCGCTGATCCCCAAAATGACGCAGGGCGGACGTGTCGTGCTGATCGGCAGCCGTACGGCAAATGGGGCCGCGGGACGTAGCCAATATGCCGCTACCAAATCCGCCTTGGTCGGCATGGCGCGCTCCTGGGCTGCCGAGGCAATCACGCATGGCGTGACCGTCAATGTCGTCGCGCCCGGCGCCACCGATACGCCCTTTCTGACGGGCGCCGGCCGGACCGGTACGCCGCCGAAAATGCCGCCGCTGGGGCGCTATGTGCAACCGGACGAGGTCGCTGCTTTGACTGCATTTCTGCTCAGCGAGGCGGCTGCCGCGATCACCGGTCAGCAAATCGTCATGTGCGGCGGCGCCTCGCTGTGACGGTGGATATGCCTTAACCCAGCGTGAATCTGTCGCGCGTCGACGTATAGAGCGACGCACCGAAACGTCCCACCGGCTGAAAGTCGTCCAGCCGCACATGCCATTTTTCGTCGTCGATCAAGCCTTCGCGTGCGTGCAGGCACTGCACTTCACCGATAAAAATATGGCGACTCGCCGTCTCCAAGGTCTGCCATAACGTGCACTCGAACGCCACCGGCGCCTCGACGATCCGCGGCGTGCGAATGCGCGCGGACGCGGCCGGCGTCAGCCCCGCATGCAGCAGTTCGCTCTGATCCGATGGGAGACGGTCGCCACATCGATGCATCTTCTCCGCCATCGCCTCGTCGCTGATATGCACGACGAATTCCTTCTCACGCGCGATATTGACGGCCGTGTCCTTCAAGGCACCACTGTCGTGCGCATTGATGCTCACCATCAGAATCGGTGGGTCCTCGCCTAGCATATTGAACATCGAAAACGGTGCGGCATTGACGATGCCCCCGGCGCTCAAGGTGGTGACCAACGCGATCGGACGCGGCACGATGAGGCTTGCCATCAACTTGTAGCGTTGATGGGCGGTGAGGGTGTCGAACGGAACAAGCGTTGTCATGGGCGTTCTCGTGGAAGAGGGGTCAGGCCAGGCCGAGCATTTGCGCAAGGGTCTTTTCGCCTTGCGGACCGTTGAGGTCGATCCGTCGTTCGATCTCGCTGAGATGCGCGGACATCAGTGCGATCGCACCGGTCGCGTCCTTGTCCGCCAGGCACTGCACGATGGCAGTGTGTTCGTCGTGCTCGCACGGCGCATTGCCCGGCGCCTCGTATAAACCAACGATCAGCGAACAACGCGAGATCAATTCCTTCAGATAGCGGAGCAATATCGGATTGCCCGCCAGCGCCCCCACTTGCAAATGAAAATCGCTGGCGAGGCGCGCCCACGCAGGTTGATCGAAGCGATGCATGGCGTCATGCTCGCGCGCCAACTGCTGGCGCAGCATTTTCAGATCGCGCGATGTCGCCCGTTCCACGGCCAGTTCGACGAGAACGCGTTCGATGGCTCGACGCGCCTCGAAGATCTCGCGCGTCTCCTCGGGCGTCGGCGCGCTGATCGATGCGCCCTTATTAGGTCGGATCGTGACGATACCCTCGTGCGCCAGTCGTTCGAGCACGCGACGTACGACGGCCCGTCCCACGCCGAACAATTCACAGAGTTCCGGTTCCGGGAGCTTCGTGCCGGGCAACAGACGGTGATGCATCACGCCGTCATAGATCGCCTGATAGATGGCGTGGTCCGAGCCGGCATCGGTCGACTCGGTGGCATCTGCTGGAGAGGCCGCGGCGCGGCGGGAAGAGGTAGCACGATCCATCGTCTTGCCAGAGCTGTACGTAAATGTAGTGAACGGGTACCAAGAAAACACGAAGCACCGTCGGCGCCGGCCGCTGCTTTATCCTGCAACGGCCGGCGATCGCGTATCGCTATGCGGTAACGCTGTCCATATGCCGGGCGATCGCGCCCGGTGTCGTGATCCAGACGTCCCCGTCGTGACGCGCCGCTGCGATATGACGCAGCGCCCGACGCAAATGTCGGAGCCGATAGGGTTGTCCGACAAGATAAGGATGTAGCGCGATGCCCATGACCAGACCTTGAGGCTGGCGTGCACGGGCCGCCTGTTCGCGCATTTCGTCGAACTGGTCGATGATCATGTCGGCGAAGTGGCGGCCATCCATCTTGCGGCCGACGATCATCGGGATATCGTTCAACTCTTGCGGATAAGGGATGGACCACAGCGGTCCGGACGCGGTATGCATCGACGTCGGTCGATCGTCGTGACACCAGTTGAGCGTATAGCGATAGCCTGTCTCGTGCAACAGATCCGGCGTCGCGAACGACTCCGAGATCCATGGCGAAAGCCAACCCGCGGGTGTCACGCCGCTTTCCGTGGCGATCCGCTTCCGGCAATGCGCCAGCAAGGCGCGCTCGGTCTCCCGATCCAGATCGCTCTGCCGCATGGCGTTGGTGTGACCATGGCCGATCAACTCGTCGCCACGCGCGACGAAAGCGGCGATCAGCTCGGGGCAGTGATCGTATAGCGCCGTATTGAGCAGCACGCCCGAAGGCAAAGCCAGATCGTCGAAGAGATCCAGGCAACGCCAGGCCCCCACGCGGTTGCCATACTCGCGCCAGCTGTAGTTCAGGACATCTGGCTCCGGAGACACCGGCCCCAACGCCGCGCCCATTCCGCTGCCGAACGCGAAATGCTCGATATTGAAACCAAGGTAGACCGCCAGCGATTTGCCACCCGGCCATTGCACCGAGGGGCCGTCATGGATCCCGTGATAAGCAAAACGATCGGGCGTCCGCAACGGTGTGGTCCATGCCGACGTGACGGATGCGTCCGCCTCGGAAAGGGCGCTTGCAAGATGGGGCGGCGCTAGCGTCATAGTTTTTCTGCAAATGATAAAAGTGGGCAAAGCGACACCGTGCGTTCCTAGTGCGCGACGCCCCAAAGAAGCGCATCGCCGCACCACGACCGTGCTGATATTCCAGAATCATGCCGTGCACGAGCCATGCCACGAATCGTCAGCAATTTGCGTGCGAGATCGTTGACGATCTGTCGTCGAAGGTGAGGAAGCCCTGTATTCACGGGACCTTACACGATTGCGCGGGCGGCTAGCGCATCGATCGCTATCGCTGATGGCATATGTCTTGCGTTTGCATGTCGAAACTTCGGTGCGCGCGTCGCGCATCGTCCAGGCAGGCGCTTTTTAGGGAGCGATCGATGCAACATGCCGCACCGGCCGATATCGAGTTGGTCAGCGTCACGAAACAATACGGCGACGCGCTCGCCGTGAAAGCGATCGATCTGAAGATTCCGGGTGGCCAATATTGCTGCCTGCTCGGCCCGTCCGGCTGTGGCAAGACCTCTACTTTGCGCATGATTGCCGGCCATGAAGCGGTCAGTGAGGGCGATATTCTGATCGGCAATCGCAACGTCACCGATGCCCCGCCGACCGCGCGCGGGACGGCGATGGTGTTTCAAAGCTATGCCTTGTTCCCCCATCTGAGCGCCTTGGACAACGTGGCCTTCAGCCTGAAGATGCGCGGCATCGACAAAACAGCCCGTCGCAAACGCGCGGCGGAACTGCTCGACCTCGTCTCCATGAGCGCGTATGCGCATCGACTGCCGGCACAGCTGTCCGGCGGTCAGCAACAGCGTGTCGCACTGGCGCGCGCACTGTTGAACGAGCCGCGCGTGTTGCTGCTCGACGAGCCGCTCTCGGCGCTCGACCCTTTCCTGCGCGTCCAGATGCGTACCGAGTTGAAGCGCTGGCAGAAGGAGTTGGGCATTACCTTCGTACACGTCACGCACTCGCAAGAAGAAGCGCTGGCGCTTGCGGATCTGGTCGTCGTGATGAATCACGGGGTCATCGAACAGTCGGGCACCGCGCAGCAGGTGTTCAATCGCCCTCGCACGGCATTCGTCGCGCGATTTTTGGGCGGGCACAATGTCGTGGCGTCAGGTGGTCGGCATTGGACGGTACGCGCCGACCATCTGCGTATCACGCCCGTGGGCACCGGCGCATCCGGCTTCAGTGCGGCAGCATCTGGCGCCAGCCTCGATTGTGCGATTCGCGATATCGAATATCAGGGCACGCATTTGCGCATGACCTTGGCGCCGTCGGGTGCGCAGTCCAATCCGTCGCGCGGCGAACGGGACGCCGACGCCGAGCTCGTGGCGCTGTTGCCGGACGACGCCTTCGATGCGTCGACCTTCGCGATCGGCGCCCCCGTGACCGCCTGGTGGCAGCCCGAGCATGCTCATCCGCTGGAAACTGCCACTGCCTGATACGGCGCCGCGCCAAAATTGTTTTTCGTGGTTTCGCTCTGCTTCCTGATCAACTCGTTTGGAGACCGTAATGACGCAACGCCACTCGCCGCCCCTCGAATCGTCCATCGTGAGTGCGATTTCGGAGCAGCCCAGCACGGGGGCGGCACGCGACCCGGATGTAACACACGCCGGACACAGCCGAGCAGGCGGCCTCTCGCGCCGGACCTTCCTCAAAGGCGCCGCGGCCGGGGCGGGCATCATCGGTTTTCCATACGTGCATGCGCAGGAAAAGGTCACATTGCGCTACGTCG of Robbsia sp. KACC 23696 contains these proteins:
- a CDS encoding sialidase family protein, with the translated sequence MGVALLHDEAPAASDTTLPATTDAAVQTLTGAPCWDGAALTANYADSGRCEAFLPSPCVQNHAANLHRLANGDLMCVWFGGTQEGIPDVSIYASRLAAGETHWREAVKLSDDPTRSEQNPLLFTTPEGALWLVYTAQKSGHQNTSIVRRRISHDHGASWGPIETLFDREGTFVRQPLVVLDDGSWVCPIFLCRSVPGERWSGNDDVSAVMVSRDAGETWTMHEVPDSTGCVHMNVQKLADGSLLALYRSRWADNIYASRSTNGRDWSAPVQTTLPNNNASVQFVTLRNGHLALVYNHSDASNATGRRKSLYDDIEDSEEDPNAPLRDQSASSRGTAFWGAPRAPMSLAISTDNGATWRTRHLELGDGFCLTNDSKGQRNREYSYPSIIEAPDGSLDIAYTFFRQRIKYVNVRESWIQG
- a CDS encoding DeoR/GlpR family DNA-binding transcription regulator, which encodes MKVAKRREAMLEAVLGGMTDVGTLCSHFGMSEATVRRDLRALAEDRLILRTYGGAAVVETHEPEATLAERADSGRDQKDWIGRAAAAHVGSGDTVFLDGGTTTAALARHLATRTGLHVVTNNLLVVSALAASDCRLTLIGGDIRPSSMSTLGPLAQLALSRITVDKAFLGADGVVAQRGLCEASAEQAYLKECVTRQAAHVFVLVTADKLGRASQQHWTPMERQWTLLTDSAATPTALAPFSRTPGVAVELVGQESRMAMPPQLAG
- a CDS encoding SDR family oxidoreductase; the encoded protein is MITDASPDEVGHAVVSGVSSGIGLAIAQRLLADGWQVTGLCRSTRVEALQDRATPGMLRIVSVDLADPVQRRVVAADLPAADALVHAAGLMRTAPAGALDPAALAAMWEVHVAAAADLADALIPKMTQGGRVVLIGSRTANGAAGRSQYAATKSALVGMARSWAAEAITHGVTVNVVAPGATDTPFLTGAGRTGTPPKMPPLGRYVQPDEVAALTAFLLSEAAAAITGQQIVMCGGASL
- a CDS encoding flavin reductase family protein encodes the protein MTTLVPFDTLTAHQRYKLMASLIVPRPIALVTTLSAGGIVNAAPFSMFNMLGEDPPILMVSINAHDSGALKDTAVNIAREKEFVVHISDEAMAEKMHRCGDRLPSDQSELLHAGLTPAASARIRTPRIVEAPVAFECTLWQTLETASRHIFIGEVQCLHAREGLIDDEKWHVRLDDFQPVGRFGASLYTSTRDRFTLG
- a CDS encoding GntR family transcriptional regulator, with translation MDRATSSRRAAASPADATESTDAGSDHAIYQAIYDGVMHHRLLPGTKLPEPELCELFGVGRAVVRRVLERLAHEGIVTIRPNKGASISAPTPEETREIFEARRAIERVLVELAVERATSRDLKMLRQQLAREHDAMHRFDQPAWARLASDFHLQVGALAGNPILLRYLKELISRCSLIVGLYEAPGNAPCEHDEHTAIVQCLADKDATGAIALMSAHLSEIERRIDLNGPQGEKTLAQMLGLA
- a CDS encoding polysaccharide deacetylase family protein; its protein translation is MTLAPPHLASALSEADASVTSAWTTPLRTPDRFAYHGIHDGPSVQWPGGKSLAVYLGFNIEHFAFGSGMGAALGPVSPEPDVLNYSWREYGNRVGAWRCLDLFDDLALPSGVLLNTALYDHCPELIAAFVARGDELIGHGHTNAMRQSDLDRETERALLAHCRKRIATESGVTPAGWLSPWISESFATPDLLHETGYRYTLNWCHDDRPTSMHTASGPLWSIPYPQELNDIPMIVGRKMDGRHFADMIIDQFDEMREQAARARQPQGLVMGIALHPYLVGQPYRLRHLRRALRHIAAARHDGDVWITTPGAIARHMDSVTA
- a CDS encoding ABC transporter ATP-binding protein, which codes for MQHAAPADIELVSVTKQYGDALAVKAIDLKIPGGQYCCLLGPSGCGKTSTLRMIAGHEAVSEGDILIGNRNVTDAPPTARGTAMVFQSYALFPHLSALDNVAFSLKMRGIDKTARRKRAAELLDLVSMSAYAHRLPAQLSGGQQQRVALARALLNEPRVLLLDEPLSALDPFLRVQMRTELKRWQKELGITFVHVTHSQEEALALADLVVVMNHGVIEQSGTAQQVFNRPRTAFVARFLGGHNVVASGGRHWTVRADHLRITPVGTGASGFSAAASGASLDCAIRDIEYQGTHLRMTLAPSGAQSNPSRGERDADAELVALLPDDAFDASTFAIGAPVTAWWQPEHAHPLETATA